In Streptomyces liangshanensis, the DNA window ACCGGACGACCGATCATTCGGTCGACCGGTCCCGGATCAGTAATTCAGGAGTGCTCCCGGGCGTCAAGAGGTGTGTTCACCCGGCGCGGAACGCCGTTGGCACGATCGGCGCGGGACCGGGAGGATCGGACCATGCCGACATTCAGCGCGTACGACGGGACGGAACTCGCCTACCACCTGGCGGGCGGGGGCGAGCCGCTGCTGTGCCTGCCCGGCGGCCCCATGCGGGCGTCGGAGTACCTCGGCGACCTGGGAGGGCTGACCGCCTACCGGCGGCTGGTCCTGCTCGACCTGCGGGGTACGGGGGACTCGGCGGTCCCGGCGGACCGCTCGACGTACCGCTGCGACCGGCAGGTCGACGACGTGGAGGCGCTGCGCGCGCACCTCGGGCTGGAACGGGTCGACCTGCTCGGCCACTCGGCGTCCGGCAGCCTGGCGGTCCTCTACGCGGCGCGGTACCCGGACCGGGTGCGCTCGCTCACCCTGGTGACGCCGGTCGTCCCGGCGGTCGGGATCGAGCCGATGGCGGAGGACCGGCGCGAGGCGATGGCGCTGCGCCGTACCGAGCCCTGGTACGCGGCGGGTGTCGCGGCCCACGAGGAGATCGAGGCCGGCCGGGCATCGCCCGGGGCGTGGGCGGCCGTCACGCCCTTCAACTACGGGCGCTGGGACGACGCGGCGCGGGCCTACTCCGCCGCGTCCGACGGCCAGATCAACGCGGAGGCGGCGGCCGCGTACGCCGGGGAGGGCGCGTTCGACCCGGCCGCGACCCGGGCCGCGCTGCGCGGGCTGGACGTACCGGTGCTGGTGCTGACGGGTGAGCTGGACGGCTTCTGCCGCCCGGCGCGGGCCCACGCGCTGGCGGAGCTGTTCCCGGACGCCCGGGAGGCGGTGGTCCGGGGCGCCTCGCACTTCCCGTGGCTGGACGAACCGGGCGCGTTCGCCCGTACGGTCGCGGCGTTCCTGGACCCGGGGGTGCGGAGTGTCGACGTGGGAGGGGTACGGCTCGCCTACCGCACGTGGGGCGACCGGGACGCCCCGCCGGTGGTGCTGCTGCACGGCCGGTGCGGCGACAGCCGGGACTGGACGGAGATTGCCGGGGAGCTCGCGCGCGACCGGTGGGTGGTCGCCCCGGACCTCAGCGGGCACGGCCTGAGCGA includes these proteins:
- a CDS encoding alpha/beta fold hydrolase, with translation MPTFSAYDGTELAYHLAGGGEPLLCLPGGPMRASEYLGDLGGLTAYRRLVLLDLRGTGDSAVPADRSTYRCDRQVDDVEALRAHLGLERVDLLGHSASGSLAVLYAARYPDRVRSLTLVTPVVPAVGIEPMAEDRREAMALRRTEPWYAAGVAAHEEIEAGRASPGAWAAVTPFNYGRWDDAARAYSAASDGQINAEAAAAYAGEGAFDPAATRAALRGLDVPVLVLTGELDGFCRPARAHALAELFPDAREAVVRGASHFPWLDEPGAFARTVAAFLDPGVRSVDVGGVRLAYRTWGDRDAPPVVLLHGRCGDSRDWTEIAGELARDRWVVAPDLSGHGLSDWPGTYGLARYRDELRGFLAALGLSGVDVVAHSMGGFAAYLLAQEAPELFGRLVLEESPPLLPLDPPRPPAVREEGRLDYDWALVPAVDAELNAPDPAWREGLGRITAPTLVIAGGPGSSVAQEKFRWLAERVPGARLVTIDAGHLVHQTRPAAFLAAVREFGI